In the genome of Nocardia sp. NBC_00416, one region contains:
- a CDS encoding MspA family porin — MNRKNSCTLSAIFAVILALAAVDTVAHAEPGEVTAGGLHMVAAANSNSVVPSAQTAIGVPFVHSVKVSGDFSVALESGSPIRGGEIVAGYLIGCAVDISNGISIGIAPSVGVSAAIAPSIAFDFGVDLGLEIDAPPSVGIGAGVSVGVQPSVGVESGLAAELAVNLAPGTVTAAVIGGAELDEESEFPYTFVHSNTPLQVNGCLSPASAMPFVTVRTDSPSSSVQTTGYGAAFGF; from the coding sequence AGAATTCCTGTACTCTTTCCGCGATTTTCGCGGTGATACTGGCCCTCGCGGCTGTCGATACCGTGGCCCACGCCGAGCCGGGGGAGGTCACCGCCGGGGGGCTGCACATGGTCGCCGCGGCGAATTCCAATAGTGTCGTGCCCTCTGCGCAAACAGCGATTGGTGTGCCGTTCGTGCACTCGGTCAAGGTATCCGGAGATTTCTCGGTCGCCCTGGAATCCGGGTCGCCGATACGCGGCGGCGAGATCGTCGCCGGATATCTGATCGGCTGCGCCGTCGATATCTCCAACGGCATTTCGATCGGCATCGCGCCGAGCGTCGGTGTCAGCGCCGCGATAGCGCCTTCGATCGCCTTCGATTTCGGTGTCGATCTCGGTCTGGAGATAGACGCACCGCCCAGCGTCGGCATCGGCGCCGGTGTCAGTGTCGGCGTTCAGCCTTCCGTCGGCGTGGAAAGCGGTCTCGCCGCCGAACTCGCGGTGAACCTGGCGCCCGGCACAGTGACCGCGGCAGTGATCGGCGGGGCGGAGCTCGACGAAGAATCGGAGTTCCCCTACACCTTCGTGCACAGCAACACCCCGCTGCAGGTGAACGGGTGTCTCTCGCCGGCCTCGGCCATGCCGTTCGTCACGGTCCGCACCGATTCACCGAGCAGCAGCGTCCAGACGACGGGCTACGGCGCCGCGTTCGGATTCTGA